AGAAATGTGTAAATTTTCTTCTCTCCATCCTTCCGTCAACCTCCCCGAACACGCAGCCGCCAGCACAGCCTGCCGGAACTTCTTCATAATTAACGGCACCCGGCTCAGTTGATTACGGGCGGCGTTGATGTGCGTTATCATGGCTTCGATACGGGCGACGATACGCTGCTGTTCGGTGAGCGGGGGGAGGGGGATCATACTCTGTTTGATGAAATCAGCAGGAACTCTCTTTTGTCCGACCGAGCCGGTAAAATGAGATTCTGCTTCATTCCGAAAGGATTCCTGCCGGATGTAATAGTAGAGATATTCCGGCATGATTTCCCCTCGTGATCTCATCACATGGAATTCTGTTGAACCGAAACCGATCCCATTTTTCATTCCGGTGACAATAGCCGCTTTCCCGTTTTCCATGCAGGGCGTAATCTTTGCCATAATCACGTCGCCATCACGGAAAGATGTGAAACCGTTACGCACTTCCAGATAGGGTTTGATCTGCGGATTCGTGATCGCTCCCATGTCAGCATCAACCGCAGGCATCGGGATGAAAGTCACCGGCGCATCAGCAGGGAGAAAATCTTTGGACGGCTTATGAGGATTTACTTCACACGCATCAAGAATTGTTACGAATTTCCAGCCTTCCGGTAGCTCGTCATCGGGAAAACAACTGGGTTCCGGAGATATCACGACCGGTTTTTTCATTTCTTCCCTTCACTCGCCGCCGCATCCCCATTCTCCAGCAACACCAGCACCTGCTTCAACTCATCCATCGCCAACCGCAGTTCCTCAATCGCCTCAACCGCAAGCTCCTCCGGCTCCGGCAAAGAATCCGCATCATCGAGCGAATCATCCTTGAGCCACTTCAGCGAATCGATCTTGTAGTTCCGCTCCTTCACTTCAGAGATATGGAACGAGTGCCAGCGATCTTCTTTCGAGTCCGCAGCATTCCGCTTCGAGCCGCCGTTCGGGTCAGCGCCATACAGCCGCTCGAACTCGGCGAAATACTCCGGTGTCAGGGGCCGGTCCTTCTTGGTGATGCCCGGGACGTTCGTCCGGTCATCATACACCCAGATGGTCTCAGTGGGAAAGCCCTTGGTGAAGAAGAGCAGGTTCGTCTTTGTGCCGGGGGAATAGGGGGTGAAGGTTCCGTTCGGGAGCCGTAAGATCGTGTGCAGGTTGCAGTCCTCGGTCAGCACCTTGAACACTTCTCCGGCCTGGTCCGCGAAGAGCACGTTGTCCGGCACCACGACTGCCGCCCGTCCACCGGGCTTGAGGATCGTCATCACGTGCTGCACAAAGTTGAGCTGCTTGTTGGAGGTTGAGATCGTGAAGTCCTCGCGGTCCGGTGCCTGGTTCGCCCCTTTCGTACCGAACGGGGGGTTCGTCAGCACCACATCGAAGCGCCGGCTGTCAGGGTTCTCGTAGATCGAGTCCCCGATTTTGATCTGGGGCTCGACATTGTGCAGGAAGAGGTTCATCAGCGCAAGCCGTCGCGGGCGGGCAACCAGTTCCTGACCAAAGTACGTGCTCTTCATGACGCGTTTCGCAACATCGCGGTCAAGTGCCCCTCCTTTCGTCTGCTCCAGAAGCCACTCGTACGAGCAGACAAGGAACCCGCCGGTACCACACGCGGGATCGCAGATCGTCAGGTCGGCCCGCTTACGGGGATCGGGTTTCATGCACCGGACAATCGACTGGATCAGGATACGCGGCGTGAAGTACTGCCCGGCACCCTTCTTCCCTTCGCTTGCCGCCTTCTCTAAGAGGCCCTCGAACGCCTCGCCTTTCACATCAATGTTGAGCTCGGTCCACTCGGTCTCATCGATGAGCCCGATCAGTTTCTTTAAGTTCACCGGATTGGAAAACCGGGAGATCGCGCCGGCAAAAATATCGCCAAGAAGTCCATGCTCCTTCCCGAGTCTCCGGAGCACATCCTGGTAATGTTCCGTCAGGTCAGTCCCGGACTTCTCAATGAGCGCCTTCCAGTCGCAGCCTTCGGGAAGCTGTACGCTCCGCTCATCAGCCATCTTGATGAAGAGGAGATACGTGATCTGCTCAATATAATCCCCGTAATCGATCCCGTCATGCCGGAGCGTGTGGCAGAATCCCCACAGTTTCTGGACTATATCGCTCATGTGGATAAGGATAGAACCGACGTCCGCATTAACCCTGCGCAATCGTCCGCGTGCATCACCAATGCATACACCAGTAGCCTTATGGGTGCAGCAGTACTACAGATAACCATGGAAACCATCCCCATCCGGATCCGGAAGGAGACCAAAGAGGCGCTCATGAAATTCCGGGCACACCCCCGGGAGACCTACGATGAAGTGATCGCCCGCCTCATGTCCTCCCAGACCGACAAGGATCCCATCAGCGAAGACACACTTCAGGCAATCGAAGAGGGACTCGCCGATATCCGGAAAGGAAAAACCCGGGAGCTCAACGAGTTCTGCGATGCGCATGGGATCTGAATGTATACCGTCCATCTCGCAAAGCGGGCACAAAAAGATCTCCTGAGCCTCCCCAAAGAGGATGCACGACGCATCCGCACCACCTTAAATGAGCTCGCACAGGAAACTGAGCCGTGGCTGCTCGTCAAAAAACTCCAGGGTCATGAAGAAGTCCCGCTCTATTCCTGCCGGGTAGGGCATTACCGGATCATCCTGACCATCGATCAGGGCCACCTGGTTATTTTCGTGGTCATGATCGATCATCGCCGGTCCGTGTACCGGAATATTTAGTCGGCC
The sequence above is drawn from the Methanomicrobiales archaeon HGW-Methanomicrobiales-1 genome and encodes:
- a CDS encoding restriction endonuclease subunit S, which translates into the protein MKKPVVISPEPSCFPDDELPEGWKFVTILDACEVNPHKPSKDFLPADAPVTFIPMPAVDADMGAITNPQIKPYLEVRNGFTSFRDGDVIMAKITPCMENGKAAIVTGMKNGIGFGSTEFHVMRSRGEIMPEYLYYYIRQESFRNEAESHFTGSVGQKRVPADFIKQSMIPLPPLTEQQRIVARIEAMITHINAARNQLSRVPLIMKKFRQAVLAAACSGRLTEGWREENLHISQLSNQIKLKNYRVPDFIEDISEIPASWKYVTVGSVGRVKGGKRLPKGSELVTKNTGFPYLRAGNLKNGSVLGEIFYLEPEIQVKISRYVISSSDIYITIVGACIGDSGTVPEKFNGANLTENAAKICNLEGIDNHYLALVFRSPLIQEQINGKIFSATLGKLALNRIAQLIIPLPPLAEQDGIVRRVGLLFERADAFDQEVAAAGRRCERLTQAVLGKAFSGRL
- a CDS encoding restriction endonuclease subunit S → MSDIVQKLWGFCHTLRHDGIDYGDYIEQITYLLFIKMADERSVQLPEGCDWKALIEKSGTDLTEHYQDVLRRLGKEHGLLGDIFAGAISRFSNPVNLKKLIGLIDETEWTELNIDVKGEAFEGLLEKAASEGKKGAGQYFTPRILIQSIVRCMKPDPRKRADLTICDPACGTGGFLVCSYEWLLEQTKGGALDRDVAKRVMKSTYFGQELVARPRRLALMNLFLHNVEPQIKIGDSIYENPDSRRFDVVLTNPPFGTKGANQAPDREDFTISTSNKQLNFVQHVMTILKPGGRAAVVVPDNVLFADQAGEVFKVLTEDCNLHTILRLPNGTFTPYSPGTKTNLLFFTKGFPTETIWVYDDRTNVPGITKKDRPLTPEYFAEFERLYGADPNGGSKRNAADSKEDRWHSFHISEVKERNYKIDSLKWLKDDSLDDADSLPEPEELAVEAIEELRLAMDELKQVLVLLENGDAAASEGKK
- a CDS encoding type II toxin-antitoxin system RelE/ParE family toxin, whose amino-acid sequence is MYTVHLAKRAQKDLLSLPKEDARRIRTTLNELAQETEPWLLVKKLQGHEEVPLYSCRVGHYRIILTIDQGHLVIFVVMIDHRRSVYRNI